From Enterococcus mundtii, the proteins below share one genomic window:
- a CDS encoding M60 family metallopeptidase, translating to MKKSLLFSAALLGMVMFSDVTTAEEVIHSGDNEKATTSAIVQTNQNISTKLELKQSENLNTYRSTILDNPYGPSTNQSTGIYKRANDVIEIYVDESTDQTQLPTYTVTTPALTNFSEGSANGTQLVKGRNVISGSQVGLIHIRNESGQTAQGKLSIEIKGGVTIPRFILGETTQQEWTKMIADNPTAVGYELVSDRVLVTGSNRTLQDAKDPETILNAHEKVITFHNQTSGLDGSSAVHRKPVGLFQHLRETIQSGYYMYAFYQHTAYNSTSDAMRAVLNPTTRGQWGIWHELGHTYQLSRMNWKDLTEVTVNIYSMRAEKGLGVRSRLESDNRYPTIFNYLNGTGQKQFDSQNVWTKLGMFWQLELAFGEDFYPNLHKMYRNEQRSLPTEQDKRQYFVVAASKISGQNLQPFFEKWGIQVTAESRIEMEKLPSLTKKIWEYRDEMTGEVGDIDGGTNNNDKEAPTIPTGLAANEVTSHSVKLAWNPSSDNTKVKGYNIYRNNVKVGTTDKPEYLDGNLKSNEVYVYQVSAYDEAGNESERTSFLTVVTRQEEKDDEAPSIPTGLTQGSVTTNTAQIIWTAATDNLRVAGYNIYRDGVKINSVTGLNFTDTNLASNTSYTYQVSAYDGAGNESGKSQAVTIKTNEQNVIQDTWRSDQIYTAGDLVIYNGIQYRAKWWVRGERPDTSQAWEKVDKTQSEEWGANKAYSGGDQVVYKGKTYEAKWWNTNSNPETSSVWVLK from the coding sequence ATGAAGAAAAGTTTATTATTTAGCGCTGCACTTTTAGGGATGGTTATGTTTTCTGATGTAACTACCGCAGAGGAAGTTATTCATTCGGGGGATAATGAAAAAGCTACCACATCTGCAATCGTACAAACCAATCAAAATATTTCTACTAAACTAGAACTCAAACAAAGTGAGAATCTAAATACATATAGATCAACTATTTTAGATAATCCATATGGTCCGAGTACTAATCAATCGACCGGAATATATAAACGTGCGAATGATGTGATCGAGATATACGTAGATGAATCAACTGATCAAACACAACTACCGACGTATACAGTTACTACACCTGCTTTAACGAATTTTTCGGAAGGCTCGGCAAATGGAACACAACTGGTTAAGGGACGTAATGTGATTTCTGGTTCGCAAGTCGGTCTGATCCACATTCGTAATGAATCTGGTCAAACAGCGCAAGGAAAGCTAAGTATTGAAATCAAAGGCGGGGTAACGATTCCTCGATTTATTCTTGGTGAAACAACTCAGCAAGAATGGACAAAAATGATTGCCGATAATCCGACAGCAGTAGGCTATGAACTAGTCAGTGACCGTGTGTTAGTGACAGGATCGAATCGAACACTCCAAGATGCAAAGGATCCTGAGACGATTCTTAATGCACATGAGAAAGTCATTACGTTCCATAATCAAACATCTGGTTTAGATGGTAGTTCTGCTGTCCATCGTAAGCCAGTTGGGTTGTTCCAACATTTGCGAGAAACTATCCAGTCTGGCTATTATATGTACGCTTTTTACCAACATACAGCTTATAACAGCACCTCCGATGCAATGAGAGCAGTACTGAATCCTACGACTAGGGGACAATGGGGAATTTGGCATGAACTTGGTCATACCTACCAATTATCACGAATGAATTGGAAAGACTTGACGGAGGTCACAGTAAACATCTATTCTATGCGTGCAGAAAAAGGGCTGGGCGTGCGTAGTCGTCTAGAAAGCGATAATCGTTATCCAACTATTTTCAACTATTTGAATGGAACAGGGCAAAAACAATTTGATAGCCAAAACGTTTGGACAAAATTAGGAATGTTCTGGCAATTGGAATTAGCATTTGGTGAAGATTTCTATCCAAACTTACATAAAATGTATCGAAACGAACAGCGTTCACTACCGACGGAACAAGACAAACGTCAGTATTTTGTCGTTGCAGCTTCAAAAATCAGTGGTCAAAACTTGCAACCTTTCTTTGAAAAATGGGGCATCCAAGTGACTGCTGAAAGTCGAATCGAAATGGAAAAGCTACCAAGCTTGACTAAAAAAATCTGGGAATACCGAGATGAGATGACAGGTGAAGTAGGGGATATCGATGGTGGTACGAACAATAATGACAAAGAAGCACCGACAATCCCAACAGGTCTTGCGGCGAATGAGGTAACAAGTCATTCTGTTAAATTAGCATGGAACCCATCTTCGGATAACACGAAAGTCAAAGGGTACAATATCTATAGGAACAACGTAAAAGTGGGAACAACGGATAAGCCTGAATATTTAGATGGAAATCTAAAGAGTAACGAAGTATATGTGTATCAGGTGAGCGCTTATGATGAAGCAGGAAACGAATCAGAAAGAACGAGCTTCTTGACGGTCGTTACAAGACAAGAAGAAAAAGATGATGAAGCACCAAGCATCCCAACAGGTTTGACGCAGGGAAGTGTAACGACTAATACCGCGCAGATCATTTGGACTGCTGCGACAGATAATCTACGTGTGGCTGGCTACAATATCTATCGTGACGGTGTAAAAATCAATTCAGTAACAGGTTTGAATTTCACTGATACGAATCTAGCAAGCAATACTAGCTATACTTACCAAGTCAGTGCTTATGATGGAGCAGGTAATGAGTCAGGAAAAAGTCAGGCAGTGACAATCAAGACCAACGAGCAAAATGTTATTCAAGATACTTGGCGCAGTGACCAAATTTACACAGCAGGAGACTTAGTGATTTATAACGGCATCCAATACCGTGCTAAATGGTGGGTCAGAGGTGAACGTCCTGATACATCACAGGCTTGGGAGAAAGTAGATAAAACACAATCAGAAGAATGGGGAGCGAACAAGGCATATTCTGGTGGTGACCAAGTTGTCTACAAAGGAAAGACCTATGAAGCAAAATGGTGGAATACTAATAGCAATCCAGAAACAAGCAGTGTCTGGGTATTGAAGTAA
- a CDS encoding cyclic-di-AMP receptor has product MKIILAIIQDKDSNRLSNELIDANIRATKLSSTGGFLKAGNSTFIVGIEDDRVEEALEIIKKTCESRKQFVSTPVTLDISMDGGVPYPVEVEVGGATVFVLPVEGFHHF; this is encoded by the coding sequence ATGAAAATCATTTTAGCAATCATTCAAGATAAAGATAGCAACCGTTTGTCCAATGAATTGATCGATGCAAATATTCGTGCGACTAAATTATCTTCTACTGGTGGTTTCCTTAAAGCGGGAAACAGTACATTTATCGTTGGTATCGAGGACGATCGCGTCGAAGAAGCATTAGAGATCATCAAAAAAACGTGTGAGTCAAGAAAACAATTTGTTTCTACTCCAGTAACGTTAGATATTTCAATGGACGGTGGCGTTCCTTATCCTGTAGAAGTAGAAGTGGGCGGAGCAACAGTCTTTGTCTTACCAGTTGAAGGATTCCACCATTTCTAG
- a CDS encoding TPM domain-containing protein, whose product MMSKKSLSIFFLLAISLLWTPIVGAATPTINDDANLFTSEQVNTLNQQAKEINEKIKGQVFIVTTTSNSSEPRDFADNYLRTAIGNDQNGSVLLLDMGQREIYISTSGNMIDYLTDRRIDSILDDVYDQMTNANYYAAAQAYLTKASTYVDEGVPGGHYRIDEATGKITRYKVLTTVEIVIAVALAAILSIAFYMITVSRYQLKSGTYKYPFREKASIKLTDKTDRLTNSFVTTRHIPKAPPPGSGGGGSTTHSSGGGTFGGGGRSF is encoded by the coding sequence ATGATGAGTAAAAAAAGTCTCTCCATTTTCTTTTTATTAGCTATTAGTTTACTGTGGACACCGATCGTAGGAGCTGCTACCCCAACAATCAATGACGACGCGAATTTATTTACAAGCGAACAAGTCAACACACTGAACCAACAAGCGAAAGAAATCAATGAAAAGATCAAAGGACAAGTATTTATCGTCACAACTACCTCAAATAGTTCAGAACCGAGAGATTTCGCTGACAACTATTTAAGAACCGCAATAGGAAATGATCAAAATGGTTCTGTTTTACTTTTAGATATGGGGCAACGAGAAATCTATATCTCCACTTCTGGAAATATGATCGACTATTTGACGGACCGCAGGATCGATTCGATTTTGGATGATGTCTATGATCAGATGACGAATGCAAACTATTATGCAGCAGCCCAAGCCTATTTGACCAAAGCTTCTACTTATGTAGATGAAGGTGTGCCTGGCGGTCATTATCGTATAGATGAAGCCACAGGTAAAATCACTCGGTATAAAGTTTTGACTACCGTCGAAATAGTGATTGCGGTGGCTTTGGCAGCTATCTTAAGCATCGCTTTTTATATGATCACTGTCTCACGGTACCAATTGAAATCAGGGACATACAAATACCCATTTCGTGAAAAGGCAAGCATCAAATTGACGGACAAAACAGATCGTTTAACGAACTCCTTTGTCACGACTCGTCATATCCCTAAAGCGCCACCACCAGGCAGCGGTGGCGGCGGCAGCACGACTCATTCGAGTGGTGGCGGTACCTTTGGCGGCGGTGGCCGAAGTTTTTAA
- a CDS encoding PTS sugar transporter subunit IIC, which produces MLTKFTEIIERYLAGPMATIANQRHLRAIRDGIIATLPLIIVGSFFLIIAFPPLPPSWGIYQFLSENAATILLPYRMTMYIMSLYATFGIGASLAKTYKLDVVSGGLLATIAFLLTFIPVNIPLEAAEAAGTSGFVLPMANLGGGGMFVGIITSIFAVEVYRLTDKSKFKITMPEQVPPAVARSFEALTPTLIVILVMASISYYIGFDWHTAVSKIVSPLISATDTLPSVLLLIFLITFFWAFGIHGVSIIGSLARPLWLQILESNTTAAAAGEALPNIAAEPFYQWFVWIGGAGCTIGLAILLAFTAKSKYASKLGKAIITPSIFNINEPVIFGVPIVLNPTLIIPFIFAPMVCATIAWFATKLGLVSAVTITAPWTLPGPIGAYLATGGDWRAAVLNILLIILSIFMYYPFVKIYDKNELAKEQALETETSKETPLSN; this is translated from the coding sequence ATGTTAACAAAGTTTACAGAAATCATTGAGCGTTATTTGGCAGGTCCAATGGCTACAATTGCCAACCAAAGACATTTACGTGCCATTCGTGATGGGATCATCGCTACATTGCCACTAATTATCGTCGGTTCGTTTTTCTTGATCATTGCTTTTCCTCCCTTACCGCCTAGTTGGGGGATCTATCAGTTTTTGTCCGAAAATGCAGCAACTATTTTATTACCCTATCGCATGACCATGTATATCATGTCTCTATATGCGACATTTGGTATCGGTGCCAGTTTAGCCAAAACCTATAAACTAGATGTTGTTTCTGGCGGGTTACTCGCTACGATTGCTTTTTTGTTGACCTTTATCCCTGTCAATATTCCTCTTGAGGCTGCGGAAGCTGCTGGCACTTCTGGTTTTGTTTTGCCTATGGCCAATCTTGGCGGTGGTGGGATGTTTGTCGGAATCATTACTTCGATTTTTGCAGTCGAAGTGTATCGTTTGACGGATAAATCGAAATTCAAAATCACAATGCCTGAGCAAGTACCTCCTGCGGTTGCACGTTCTTTCGAAGCATTAACGCCAACCTTGATCGTGATTTTAGTCATGGCATCGATCAGCTATTATATCGGCTTTGATTGGCACACTGCCGTTTCAAAAATTGTCAGCCCTTTGATCAGCGCAACCGATACGTTGCCGAGTGTATTGTTGCTGATTTTTCTAATCACTTTTTTCTGGGCATTCGGTATCCATGGCGTATCCATCATTGGTTCACTTGCTCGCCCCTTATGGTTGCAGATCTTAGAATCCAATACAACTGCAGCAGCTGCTGGTGAGGCTTTACCCAATATTGCAGCTGAACCTTTTTATCAATGGTTTGTTTGGATCGGCGGCGCAGGTTGTACGATCGGTTTAGCGATTCTGCTTGCCTTCACAGCCAAATCAAAATATGCTTCAAAACTAGGTAAGGCAATCATCACTCCTTCTATTTTCAATATCAATGAGCCAGTCATCTTTGGCGTACCGATCGTATTAAATCCGACACTGATCATTCCGTTTATCTTTGCTCCAATGGTTTGCGCAACCATCGCTTGGTTTGCGACTAAACTAGGTTTAGTCAGTGCTGTTACCATCACCGCACCATGGACGCTCCCTGGTCCTATTGGTGCTTACTTAGCTACAGGTGGTGACTGGCGGGCAGCCGTATTGAACATTTTATTGATCATTCTTTCCATTTTTATGTATTATCCATTCGTTAAGATTTATGATAAAAATGAATTAGCAAAAGAACAGGCTTTAGAAACTGAAACATCAAAAGAAACACCACTATCTAACTAA
- a CDS encoding ATP-binding protein, whose product MDALTHKCPNCGGPLTFDPKDQKFHCDYCLNVYTEAEVSQYEEEQKSARDINGTQDQSVATDDFTFTAEEQLDQMDETERQAFADAGGTTHTETTAGQTATDEQSNMELFLCPNCGAEIVTEATTAATYCYYCHNPVVLSGRLSGDFLPNKVLPFAVEKEEAIKQFLAWTKKKWFVPKAFFNQDQIDKLTGVYFPYWATDAELDGSLQANGTVVRIWRVGDIEYTETKQYAVHREGKLSFKELVKNALSKNTQQKMVEAVQPFPLAKAIGFKSQYLAGFQAEKRDIEYQAIKADIQNELRDYSEKLLRDTANGYTTLTGVRTSAEITGEKNEYVLLPVWLVTYRSNDSNKKVYYYAMNGQTGKVSGVLPISHKKLALTSFGIFTVLAILFMIGGYLI is encoded by the coding sequence ATGGATGCTTTAACACATAAATGCCCCAATTGTGGCGGACCATTGACCTTCGATCCAAAAGATCAAAAATTTCATTGTGATTATTGCTTAAATGTTTATACAGAAGCAGAAGTCAGTCAATATGAAGAAGAACAAAAATCGGCCCGCGACATCAATGGGACTCAAGATCAATCAGTTGCAACGGATGACTTCACTTTTACAGCAGAAGAACAGCTCGATCAAATGGATGAAACAGAACGTCAAGCATTTGCAGATGCTGGTGGAACAACCCATACAGAGACAACAGCTGGACAGACGGCTACCGATGAGCAAAGCAACATGGAACTATTTTTATGTCCAAACTGCGGTGCAGAAATCGTCACAGAAGCCACTACAGCTGCTACCTATTGTTACTACTGCCATAATCCAGTCGTGCTATCAGGACGGTTAAGTGGTGACTTCTTACCAAATAAAGTCCTACCTTTTGCTGTGGAAAAAGAAGAAGCAATCAAACAGTTTCTCGCATGGACGAAGAAAAAATGGTTTGTACCAAAAGCATTTTTCAATCAGGATCAAATCGACAAATTAACTGGCGTTTATTTCCCTTATTGGGCAACCGATGCTGAACTAGATGGTTCCTTACAAGCCAACGGGACAGTGGTCAGGATCTGGCGTGTTGGTGATATCGAGTATACCGAAACAAAACAATATGCGGTTCACCGCGAAGGAAAGCTTTCCTTCAAAGAATTAGTAAAAAATGCTTTGTCAAAAAATACACAACAAAAAATGGTGGAGGCTGTCCAACCATTTCCATTAGCTAAAGCTATCGGATTCAAAAGTCAGTATCTTGCTGGTTTCCAAGCAGAGAAACGTGACATTGAGTACCAAGCAATCAAAGCAGATATCCAAAATGAGTTACGTGATTATTCCGAAAAATTGTTGCGAGATACAGCCAATGGCTATACTACTTTGACCGGAGTACGTACTTCTGCGGAAATCACTGGCGAAAAAAATGAATATGTCTTGTTACCGGTCTGGCTTGTTACTTACCGTAGCAACGATTCTAACAAGAAAGTCTATTATTATGCAATGAATGGCCAAACGGGTAAAGTTAGCGGTGTATTACCGATCAGTCATAAAAAACTCGCTTTGACCTCTTTTGGGATATTCACTGTTTTAGCGATCCTCTTTATGATTGGAGGCTATTTGATATGA
- a CDS encoding YbaB/EbfC family nucleoid-associated protein, which yields MMRGMGNMQGMMKQVQKMQKEMGEAQEKLNETEFTGSSTNDLVKVVFTGNRRMKDIQINDEVVDPEDTEMLQDLIVMAVNDVLEKIDTESEKTMGKYTKGLPF from the coding sequence ATGATGCGCGGAATGGGAAATATGCAAGGGATGATGAAACAAGTCCAAAAAATGCAAAAAGAAATGGGCGAAGCCCAAGAAAAACTAAATGAAACAGAATTTACTGGTAGTTCTACGAATGACCTAGTCAAAGTCGTCTTTACTGGTAATCGTCGAATGAAAGATATCCAGATCAATGATGAAGTAGTTGACCCAGAAGATACAGAAATGCTACAAGATTTGATCGTGATGGCTGTCAATGACGTATTAGAAAAAATCGATACAGAATCAGAAAAAACAATGGGAAAATACACTAAGGGCTTACCCTTTTAA
- the tmk gene encoding dTMP kinase has product MNGLFITIEGPDGAGKTSIIKELFPLLQQVAKTEIIQTREPGGIPIAEQIRAVILDPKNDRMDERTESLLYAAARRQHLVEKVLPALSSGKIVLCDRFVDSSLAYQGAGRRIGVNEIAELNEFATEGTTPDFTLYLDVDSDTGLRRIAKNRQNQIDRLDSEGLEFHQRVRHAYLKLVEEHPDRIHKIDARNSFEEVLQLSYHAIINQFPQYFESQEGERK; this is encoded by the coding sequence GTGAACGGCTTATTTATTACGATCGAGGGACCTGATGGTGCAGGTAAAACGAGTATCATCAAAGAACTATTTCCTCTTTTACAACAAGTAGCAAAAACAGAGATCATTCAAACTCGAGAACCAGGTGGGATACCAATTGCTGAACAGATTCGTGCAGTGATCCTTGATCCGAAAAATGATCGCATGGACGAGCGAACAGAAAGTTTATTATACGCAGCTGCTCGAAGACAACACTTAGTCGAAAAAGTTTTACCTGCACTTTCGAGTGGGAAAATCGTTTTGTGTGATCGTTTTGTCGATAGTTCGTTGGCCTATCAAGGTGCAGGTCGTCGGATCGGCGTAAACGAGATTGCTGAACTGAATGAATTTGCTACAGAAGGAACGACTCCTGATTTTACTCTTTATCTTGATGTGGATTCTGACACAGGATTACGTCGAATCGCTAAAAATCGCCAGAATCAAATCGATCGCTTAGATTCAGAAGGATTAGAGTTCCACCAGCGTGTCCGTCATGCCTATTTGAAATTGGTAGAGGAGCATCCAGACCGCATCCATAAGATCGATGCAAGAAATAGTTTTGAAGAAGTGTTACAATTGAGTTACCACGCAATTATCAACCAATTTCCACAATATTTTGAAAGTCAGGAAGGTGAACGTAAATGA
- a CDS encoding SPFH domain-containing protein — translation MGLIKAATSMIGGGLADQWIEVIEPDNMSDTTVMTKGVKVRKDDKRGSNRKGTEDVLTDGTVVHVYPNMMMLLVDGGKIIDYTAEEGYYTIKNDAAPSMFNGSLKGAIAETFDRFKFGGVTPQKQQVFYINLQEIKGIKFGTSAPLNYFDNFYNAELFLRAHGTYSIHITDPILFYTNAIPKNKTQVEIADINEQYLAEFLTALQSAINQMSADGQRISYVPSKSLELSKYMGTALDDSWRELRGMEIVSVAVASISYTDDSVKLINMRNEGAMLGDPSVREGYVQGSIARGMEAAGKNDAGAMTGFMGMGMGMNANGSYLAQSSQNNQEQIKQQQEKQNQQTAQGTNDTWTCPVCGTENTGKFCSNCGGAKPVANSQPKLEMKCSECHEVVDLSNGIPKFCPNCGKPFKGIPLD, via the coding sequence ATGGGACTTATTAAAGCAGCAACTAGCATGATCGGCGGCGGATTAGCAGATCAATGGATCGAAGTCATTGAACCAGACAATATGAGCGACACCACAGTTATGACAAAAGGTGTCAAGGTACGTAAAGACGATAAACGAGGATCCAATCGAAAAGGTACAGAAGATGTATTGACAGATGGCACAGTCGTTCATGTCTATCCGAACATGATGATGCTCTTGGTAGATGGTGGAAAAATCATCGATTACACAGCTGAGGAAGGCTATTATACGATCAAAAATGATGCTGCCCCTTCCATGTTCAATGGTTCATTGAAAGGTGCAATCGCTGAAACCTTCGACCGCTTTAAATTTGGTGGCGTGACACCACAAAAACAACAAGTATTCTATATCAATCTACAAGAGATCAAGGGAATCAAATTTGGCACAAGCGCTCCGTTGAATTACTTTGATAATTTCTATAATGCAGAATTATTCTTACGTGCGCATGGAACGTACTCTATCCATATCACCGATCCAATCTTATTCTATACAAATGCAATTCCTAAAAATAAGACGCAAGTTGAAATTGCAGATATCAATGAACAATATTTAGCAGAATTTTTGACTGCTCTTCAATCAGCGATCAACCAAATGTCTGCTGATGGGCAACGTATTTCCTATGTCCCATCAAAAAGTTTAGAACTAAGCAAATATATGGGCACAGCGTTAGACGATTCCTGGCGTGAGCTTCGTGGGATGGAGATTGTTTCTGTCGCAGTTGCTAGCATCTCTTACACAGATGATTCGGTCAAACTCATCAACATGCGCAATGAAGGTGCCATGTTAGGTGATCCTAGTGTCCGTGAGGGCTATGTGCAAGGTTCGATTGCTCGTGGGATGGAAGCTGCAGGTAAAAATGATGCCGGTGCAATGACTGGCTTTATGGGCATGGGAATGGGCATGAATGCCAATGGCTCCTACTTAGCTCAGTCCTCACAAAATAATCAAGAACAAATCAAGCAACAACAAGAAAAACAAAACCAACAAACAGCTCAAGGCACTAATGATACATGGACTTGCCCTGTCTGTGGTACCGAAAACACTGGTAAATTCTGTTCAAACTGTGGTGGTGCAAAACCAGTAGCGAATAGCCAGCCAAAGCTCGAAATGAAATGTAGCGAATGTCATGAAGTAGTGGATCTTTCAAATGGAATTCCTAAGTTTTGTCCAAATTGTGGAAAACCATTCAAAGGTATCCCACTCGACTAG
- the dnaX gene encoding DNA polymerase III subunit gamma/tau yields MAYQALYRVWRSQRFEDIVGQKAVTQTLKNAIVSHKTSHAYLFTGPRGTGKTSAAKIFAKAINCPNSKDGEPCNHCEMCQSITTGTQEDVIEIDAASNNGVEEIRFIRDRANYAPTKAAYKIYIIDEVHMLSTGAFNALLKTLEEPKESVIFILATTEPHKIPATIISRTQRFDFKRINAADITEHLEYILDKTEIAYEAPALTVIARAAEGGMRDALSILDQAISFSDGTITLDDAMQVTGSLTNEMMDAYLSACFSKEISQALQELNQILAAGKESRRFLEDLLSYCRDLLMYQQAPNLLEETSHVKTETFTTLAKEIPAQRLFQMIQILSDTQNEVRFTNSATIYLEVATVKLAQSSANESQQVPSEIDQQQVRQLQQEIQELKKEIKEIKNGTVKVTANQQTTQSPVQKKQPSTYRIPTERVYNVLKEATRKHLNEVKEVWDDLLMSLSVTQRAMLKASEPVAAGPNGLVIAFDYEIVCQRAANDEELQLAIHNQLSRMIKDYAPEPVYITRESWPGLRKNYLVQAKDGEAEESFASDDESDEIELLPQEQTNQENVVTKAEELFGSAVTVIDD; encoded by the coding sequence ATGGCATATCAAGCACTTTATCGTGTGTGGCGTTCACAGCGATTTGAAGATATCGTTGGACAAAAAGCTGTGACACAAACATTGAAAAATGCGATTGTTTCCCATAAAACCTCACATGCCTATTTGTTTACAGGACCAAGAGGGACAGGGAAAACAAGTGCGGCAAAAATATTTGCCAAGGCGATCAATTGCCCAAACAGCAAAGATGGTGAACCTTGTAATCATTGTGAGATGTGTCAGTCGATCACGACTGGGACACAAGAAGATGTCATTGAAATCGATGCGGCAAGTAACAATGGTGTCGAGGAGATCCGTTTCATCAGAGATCGAGCAAATTATGCACCAACAAAAGCCGCTTACAAAATTTATATCATTGATGAAGTCCACATGCTTTCGACTGGAGCGTTCAATGCTTTACTGAAAACACTGGAAGAACCAAAAGAAAGTGTAATTTTTATTTTAGCAACCACTGAACCGCACAAAATCCCTGCAACGATCATCTCTCGAACACAACGTTTTGATTTCAAACGGATCAATGCAGCAGATATTACCGAACATTTAGAATATATCTTGGATAAAACAGAGATTGCTTATGAAGCGCCTGCGTTGACTGTCATCGCACGAGCAGCAGAAGGTGGGATGCGGGATGCGTTAAGTATTCTTGACCAAGCGATTTCTTTCAGTGATGGCACGATCACGTTGGATGATGCGATGCAAGTCACGGGGAGTTTGACGAATGAGATGATGGATGCGTATCTATCCGCTTGCTTTAGCAAAGAGATCTCACAAGCCTTACAAGAATTGAATCAAATTTTAGCGGCAGGAAAAGAATCACGGCGCTTTTTAGAAGATCTGTTGTCTTATTGCCGTGATCTATTGATGTATCAGCAAGCGCCAAATCTATTAGAGGAAACCTCACATGTCAAAACAGAAACATTCACGACATTGGCGAAAGAAATCCCGGCACAACGCTTGTTTCAAATGATCCAAATTTTGAGCGATACACAAAATGAGGTGCGTTTTACAAATAGCGCGACCATTTATTTAGAGGTTGCCACAGTGAAACTAGCTCAATCTTCAGCAAATGAAAGTCAGCAAGTGCCTAGTGAGATCGATCAGCAACAAGTAAGACAATTGCAACAAGAGATCCAAGAGCTGAAAAAGGAAATCAAAGAAATCAAAAATGGTACGGTGAAAGTCACTGCGAATCAGCAAACGACGCAATCACCTGTTCAGAAAAAACAGCCAAGTACATACCGTATTCCCACGGAACGGGTGTATAATGTACTAAAAGAGGCGACAAGGAAACACTTGAATGAAGTAAAAGAAGTCTGGGATGATCTTTTGATGAGTTTGTCAGTGACCCAGCGAGCGATGCTCAAAGCAAGTGAACCAGTTGCGGCAGGACCTAATGGACTAGTGATTGCTTTTGATTATGAAATCGTCTGTCAGCGCGCAGCTAATGACGAAGAGCTTCAATTAGCGATCCACAACCAACTTAGTCGCATGATCAAAGATTATGCGCCAGAGCCTGTCTATATCACACGGGAAAGTTGGCCCGGTCTAAGAAAAAATTATCTCGTCCAAGCAAAGGATGGAGAAGCCGAAGAATCGTTTGCGTCTGATGATGAATCAGACGAGATCGAATTGCTTCCTCAAGAACAAACAAACCAAGAAAATGTAGTGACGAAAGCTGAAGAACTTTTCGGTTCAGCAGTCACAGTAATCGATGATTAG
- the recR gene encoding recombination mediator RecR: MQYPEPIAKLIDSYMRLPGIGQKTATRLAFYTIDMKDEVVNEFAKALLSVKRDLHFCSICGNITEEDPCEICKDPSRDRGIILVVEEPKDVMAMEKMREYRGLYHVLHGVLSPMEGTGPEDINIPPLLQRLHDAEVQEVIIATNATTEGEATAIYLSRLIKPAGIKVTRLAHGLSVGSDIEYADEVTLMKAVEGRREL; this comes from the coding sequence ATGCAATATCCAGAACCAATTGCCAAACTGATCGACAGTTATATGAGACTTCCAGGTATTGGTCAAAAAACAGCGACAAGACTAGCTTTTTATACGATCGATATGAAGGATGAAGTGGTCAATGAATTTGCCAAAGCTTTATTGAGCGTCAAACGCGATCTACATTTTTGTAGTATTTGCGGAAATATCACAGAAGAAGATCCTTGTGAGATCTGTAAAGATCCATCGAGAGATCGTGGTATCATTTTAGTCGTTGAAGAACCAAAAGATGTCATGGCGATGGAGAAGATGCGTGAGTATCGTGGCTTGTACCATGTGCTACATGGTGTATTGTCACCAATGGAAGGCACGGGTCCAGAAGATATCAATATTCCTCCTCTCTTACAACGCTTGCATGATGCAGAGGTCCAAGAAGTGATCATCGCAACGAATGCGACCACTGAAGGAGAAGCAACTGCAATCTACCTTTCACGATTGATCAAGCCTGCTGGGATCAAAGTCACACGGTTAGCTCATGGCTTATCTGTTGGTTCCGATATCGAATATGCAGATGAGGTGACTTTAATGAAAGCGGTCGAAGGCAGACGTGAACTATGA